The Mycolicibacterium boenickei genome has a segment encoding these proteins:
- a CDS encoding 4-coumarate--CoA ligase family protein, giving the protein MSIASPFPDVDLPTVSVYDYLFADMSAADAGRIALVDAKSGTETSYGDLVRRIDAFAGGLAARGIGVGDVVALLSPNSSGFAIAFHGILRAGATATTVNALFTARDITKQLKDSNARLLVTVNALLPQALEGATAAGLTEDQVVVLDGAGLGAEGPARDVSFDPATHLAVLPYSSGTTANPKGVMLTHANLTANVAQIRPLQGLTSDDRLLAVLPFFHIYGMTVLLNAALHARARLVIMPSFDLGEFLDNIATHRCTFVYIAPPVAVALAKHPLVDSYDLSSLRAVLSGAASLDADLGRAVADRLSCTVSQGYGMSELSPVSHITPHDGGLATVGTVAPLDSCGWTVPNGVSKLVDPDTGDEIGIPAEGLSATGELWFKGPNVMAGYLNNEAATKETIDDDGFLHTGDLAQVDANGCVYVVDRLKELIKYKGYQVPPAELEAVLLGHPGIADAAVIGVQDRDSGEEVPKAFVVKQPSSELSADEVMAFVAGLVAPYKKVRQVEFIDAIPKSSAGKILRRELRGR; this is encoded by the coding sequence CCGCCGGATCGACGCCTTCGCCGGCGGGTTGGCCGCACGCGGGATCGGTGTCGGTGACGTGGTGGCGCTGTTGTCCCCCAACAGTTCTGGTTTCGCGATCGCGTTCCACGGGATCCTGCGCGCGGGTGCCACCGCCACCACCGTCAACGCGTTGTTCACCGCGCGGGACATCACCAAGCAGCTCAAGGATTCGAACGCGCGCCTGCTGGTCACGGTGAACGCGTTGCTGCCGCAGGCGCTCGAGGGAGCAACCGCAGCCGGCCTGACCGAAGACCAGGTGGTGGTGCTCGACGGCGCGGGCCTCGGCGCAGAGGGGCCGGCACGCGACGTGAGCTTCGATCCGGCCACGCACCTGGCCGTCCTGCCGTACAGCTCGGGCACCACGGCCAACCCCAAGGGGGTCATGCTCACCCACGCCAACCTGACGGCCAACGTGGCCCAGATCCGCCCGCTGCAGGGCCTGACTTCCGACGACCGGCTGTTGGCCGTGCTGCCGTTCTTCCACATCTACGGCATGACGGTGCTGCTCAACGCCGCCCTGCACGCTCGCGCCCGACTCGTCATCATGCCGTCGTTCGATCTCGGCGAATTCCTGGACAACATCGCGACCCACCGGTGCACATTCGTCTACATCGCCCCGCCGGTGGCCGTCGCCCTGGCCAAGCACCCCCTGGTCGATTCCTATGACCTGTCCTCACTGCGGGCCGTCCTGTCCGGCGCGGCCTCGCTCGACGCCGACCTCGGGCGTGCCGTGGCAGATCGTCTGAGCTGCACGGTGTCTCAGGGTTACGGCATGAGCGAGCTGAGCCCGGTCAGCCACATCACCCCGCACGACGGCGGACTGGCGACCGTCGGCACGGTGGCGCCGCTGGACTCGTGCGGCTGGACCGTCCCCAACGGCGTGAGCAAGCTGGTCGACCCTGACACCGGCGATGAGATCGGCATCCCGGCAGAGGGTTTGAGCGCGACCGGCGAACTGTGGTTCAAGGGGCCCAACGTGATGGCCGGCTACCTCAACAATGAGGCGGCCACCAAGGAGACCATCGACGACGATGGGTTCCTGCACACCGGAGATCTGGCCCAGGTCGATGCCAACGGCTGCGTCTATGTCGTGGACCGGCTGAAGGAACTCATCAAGTACAAGGGCTACCAGGTGCCGCCCGCCGAACTGGAGGCCGTGCTGCTCGGCCACCCCGGGATCGCCGATGCCGCGGTGATCGGGGTGCAGGACCGGGATTCCGGCGAGGAAGTGCCGAAAGCCTTTGTGGTCAAACAGCCTTCGTCGGAGTTGAGTGCCGACGAAGTGATGGCGTTCGTGGCCGGACTGGTCGCGCCCTACAAGAAGGTGCGCCAGGTCGAGTTCATCGACGCGATCCCCAAGTCGTCGGCCGGCAAGATCCTGCGCCGGGAGCTCCGCGGCCGTTAG
- a CDS encoding ArsR/SmtB family transcription factor, with amino-acid sequence MTAAVAERAPLFDALGDPNRLRIVTRLCEGGPCSTVQLTQVIPVTRQAATKHLLLLEAVGLVTSDRKGRERIWRIQPEPLVQASDYLTALSRRWDSAIDRLRAYVED; translated from the coding sequence GTGACGGCCGCCGTCGCCGAGCGCGCACCCTTGTTCGACGCGCTCGGCGATCCCAACCGGCTACGCATCGTCACCCGGCTCTGTGAGGGCGGCCCGTGTTCGACGGTGCAGCTGACACAGGTGATTCCGGTGACGCGGCAGGCCGCGACAAAGCACTTGCTGCTGCTGGAGGCGGTGGGTCTGGTGACCAGTGATCGCAAAGGCCGCGAACGCATCTGGCGGATCCAGCCCGAACCGCTGGTGCAGGCCAGTGACTACCTCACGGCGCTGTCACGGCGCTGGGACAGCGCCATCGACCGGCTGCGGGCCTACGTCGAGGACTAA
- a CDS encoding SRPBCC family protein, producing the protein MSTDRIEKEVLLKAPLERVWRAISDSEEFGRWFGVRFDGPFVAGESVNGVITPTEVDEEVAAMQEPYVGEADAWHIVAVEPPHRLAFRWHPYAVEPGSREPEAPTTLVEFTLAEADGGVLLRIVESGFDAIPAERRKSAFEANSQGWAHQAEMVRKYLALGEPV; encoded by the coding sequence ATGAGTACCGATCGGATCGAGAAGGAAGTTCTGCTCAAGGCGCCCCTGGAGCGAGTGTGGCGGGCCATCAGCGATTCCGAGGAATTCGGCCGCTGGTTCGGGGTCCGGTTCGACGGGCCCTTCGTCGCGGGGGAGTCCGTCAACGGGGTGATCACGCCGACCGAGGTCGACGAGGAGGTCGCCGCCATGCAGGAGCCGTATGTGGGTGAGGCCGACGCCTGGCACATCGTGGCGGTCGAACCGCCGCATCGATTGGCCTTCCGCTGGCACCCGTACGCCGTCGAGCCCGGCTCCCGTGAGCCGGAGGCGCCCACCACCCTCGTCGAGTTCACCCTGGCCGAGGCCGACGGCGGGGTTCTGCTGCGTATCGTCGAATCGGGATTCGACGCGATTCCCGCCGAGCGGCGGAAGTCGGCGTTCGAGGCCAACAGTCAGGGTTGGGCCCATCAGGCCGAGATGGTGCGCAAGTACCTCGCGCTCGGCGAGCCGGTGTGA
- a CDS encoding uroporphyrinogen decarboxylase/cobalamine-independent methonine synthase family protein, with amino-acid sequence MSAFATATGIGSWPGTDARAAAEVVVGELHNLSHLVELPARGIGADLIGRGGALLVDIGIDTVPRGYRIAGRRSTALRRAVSLLGEDIDALEEAWERAGLRGSGRAVKVQAPGPITLAAQLELPNGHRVITDRGALRDLSASLAEGLAIHRAEVTRRLETPVVVQLDEPSLPAALAGRLSGVTSFTPVHPADEPLAMNLIDACVAAAGTEVALHSCAPELPWKALLRSAVHAVSVDVSTLTPADLDGVGEFVDSGRTVLLGVVPSVAPEGRPSFEEVAKAAVSLTDRLGFARAVLRDRIGITPTCGLAGATSQWARTAVELTQKAADAFAEDPDAI; translated from the coding sequence GTGAGTGCCTTCGCAACGGCGACCGGTATCGGATCCTGGCCCGGTACCGACGCGCGGGCCGCTGCCGAAGTCGTCGTCGGTGAACTGCACAACCTGTCGCATCTCGTGGAGCTTCCGGCCCGGGGAATCGGTGCCGACCTGATCGGGCGGGGCGGGGCGTTGCTGGTCGACATCGGCATCGACACAGTCCCGCGCGGCTACCGCATCGCCGGTCGCCGCAGCACTGCGCTGCGACGCGCGGTGAGCCTGCTCGGCGAGGACATCGACGCACTGGAAGAGGCCTGGGAGCGTGCCGGGCTGCGCGGTAGTGGCCGCGCGGTCAAGGTGCAGGCGCCGGGCCCCATCACGCTGGCCGCCCAACTCGAACTGCCCAACGGGCATCGCGTCATCACCGATCGCGGTGCGCTGCGCGATCTCTCGGCCTCACTCGCCGAGGGGTTGGCCATCCACCGGGCCGAGGTGACCCGGCGGCTGGAAACTCCGGTGGTGGTCCAGCTGGACGAGCCGTCGCTGCCCGCCGCACTGGCGGGCCGGCTCTCCGGCGTCACCAGCTTCACGCCGGTGCACCCGGCGGACGAGCCATTGGCGATGAACCTGATCGACGCCTGTGTGGCAGCGGCAGGCACCGAGGTCGCCCTGCACAGCTGCGCACCAGAGCTGCCGTGGAAGGCGTTGTTGCGCAGTGCTGTTCACGCGGTGTCGGTAGATGTCTCGACCCTGACGCCCGCGGATCTGGACGGTGTCGGGGAGTTCGTCGACTCCGGGCGCACCGTGCTGCTCGGTGTGGTGCCCTCCGTCGCGCCCGAGGGCAGGCCGTCGTTCGAAGAGGTCGCCAAGGCGGCGGTGTCGCTCACCGACCGGCTCGGGTTCGCGCGGGCCGTGCTGAGGGATCGCATCGGCATCACGCCGACCTGCGGCCTGGCGGGGGCCACATCGCAGTGGGCGCGCACCGCGGTGGAACTCACGCAGAAGGCTGCCGACGCCTTCGCCGAAGATCCGGACGCCATCTAG
- the mnmA gene encoding tRNA 2-thiouridine(34) synthase MnmA, whose protein sequence is MRVLVAMSGGVDSSVAAARMVDAGHDVVGVHMALSSAPGTLRTGSRGCCSKEDAGDARRVADILDIPFYVWDFADRFKDDVIDDFVESYARGETPNPCVRCNERIKFSALAARALALGFDAVATGHYARLADGRLRRAVDADKDQSYVLGVLTADQLAHAIFPIGDTPKPQIRAEAAERGLAVAKKPDSHDICFIPSGDTQAFLGARIGIRPGAVLDNDGTVLAEHEGVHGFTIGQRKGLGIPGPGADGRPRYVTAIDAETGTVRVGPVEDLEVRELFGDKPVFTSGTPLDGPVECQIQVRAHGGITDAVAELRDGRLTVSLRAPLRGVAPGQTMVLYRPDAEGDEVIASATIARA, encoded by the coding sequence ATGAGAGTCCTGGTCGCGATGAGCGGCGGCGTGGATTCCTCGGTGGCCGCAGCCCGGATGGTCGATGCCGGCCACGACGTCGTCGGGGTGCACATGGCATTGTCGTCGGCGCCGGGCACGTTGCGCACCGGCTCACGGGGATGCTGCTCCAAGGAGGACGCCGGCGATGCCCGCCGGGTCGCCGACATTCTCGACATCCCGTTCTACGTATGGGATTTCGCCGACCGGTTCAAGGACGACGTGATCGACGACTTCGTCGAGTCGTACGCCCGCGGCGAGACCCCGAATCCCTGTGTGCGGTGCAATGAGCGGATCAAGTTCTCCGCGCTCGCGGCACGGGCCCTGGCGCTCGGCTTCGATGCGGTGGCCACCGGCCACTACGCCCGGCTGGCCGATGGCCGGCTGCGCCGCGCGGTCGACGCCGACAAGGACCAGTCCTACGTGCTGGGTGTGCTGACCGCCGACCAGCTCGCGCATGCGATCTTCCCGATCGGCGACACCCCCAAGCCGCAGATCCGGGCCGAGGCCGCCGAGCGTGGCCTGGCCGTCGCGAAAAAGCCCGACAGTCATGACATCTGCTTCATCCCGTCCGGTGACACCCAGGCATTCCTGGGCGCCCGTATCGGCATCCGGCCCGGAGCGGTGCTCGACAACGACGGCACGGTGCTCGCCGAACACGAAGGCGTACACGGTTTCACGATCGGGCAGCGCAAGGGTCTGGGTATCCCGGGTCCCGGGGCCGACGGCCGACCACGCTATGTCACCGCCATCGACGCCGAGACCGGGACGGTGCGGGTCGGACCCGTCGAGGACCTTGAGGTGCGGGAGCTGTTCGGCGACAAGCCGGTGTTCACCAGCGGTACCCCGCTCGACGGTCCGGTGGAATGCCAGATTCAAGTGCGCGCGCACGGCGGGATCACCGACGCGGTGGCCGAGCTGCGCGACGGTCGCTTGACGGTTTCGCTGCGGGCACCGCTGCGCGGGGTGGCACCAGGCCAGACCATGGTGCTGTACCGCCCCGACGCCGAGGGCGACGAGGTCATCGCCAGCGCGACCATCGCACGCGCGTGA
- a CDS encoding cysteine desulfurase family protein, with the protein MASILTSSSGGPVYLDHAATTPMHAAAIEAMTAALATVGNASSLHGSGRQARRRMEEARETLARLLGCRPSEVIFTAGGTESDNLAVKGIYWARRDAEPARRRIITTAVEHHAVLDAVQWLVDHEGAEVTWLPVDAEGAVAPESLRAALEEGDGPADVALISIMWANNEVGTIMPIAELAAIAAEFEIPMHSDAIQAVGQIPVDFTAAGLAAMSVAAHKFGGPMGIGALVLRRDTACVPLLHGGGQERDVRSGTPDVAGTVAMAAAAEVAIGGLAEHSARVQALRDRLIDGVLSTIEDTQLNGARGAGRLPANTHFTFRGCEGDSLLMLLDAKGVECSTGSACTAGVAQPSHVLIAMGADPATARGSLRFSLGHTSTDADVDAVLEVLPAAVERARQAALASAGRTFS; encoded by the coding sequence ATGGCCTCCATCCTGACCTCCTCCTCAGGCGGGCCGGTCTATCTCGATCACGCCGCCACCACCCCGATGCACGCCGCTGCCATCGAGGCGATGACCGCTGCACTGGCCACCGTCGGCAACGCGTCCTCCCTGCATGGCTCCGGTCGCCAGGCCCGCCGGCGGATGGAGGAGGCCCGCGAGACGTTGGCTCGCCTCCTGGGCTGCCGCCCGTCGGAGGTGATCTTCACCGCCGGTGGCACCGAGAGCGACAACCTCGCCGTCAAGGGCATCTACTGGGCCCGCCGCGATGCCGAGCCGGCCCGGCGCCGGATCATCACCACCGCCGTCGAGCACCACGCCGTCTTGGACGCCGTGCAGTGGCTGGTCGACCACGAAGGTGCCGAGGTGACCTGGCTGCCGGTCGACGCCGAGGGGGCTGTCGCACCCGAGTCGCTGCGCGCTGCACTCGAGGAGGGCGACGGGCCCGCTGACGTGGCCCTGATCAGCATCATGTGGGCCAACAACGAAGTCGGCACGATCATGCCGATCGCCGAGCTGGCCGCCATCGCCGCCGAGTTCGAGATCCCGATGCACAGTGACGCAATCCAGGCCGTCGGACAGATCCCGGTCGATTTCACCGCCGCCGGGCTGGCGGCGATGAGCGTCGCCGCGCACAAGTTCGGCGGTCCGATGGGCATCGGCGCACTGGTACTGCGTCGGGACACCGCGTGCGTGCCACTGCTGCACGGCGGCGGACAGGAGCGCGACGTCCGGTCCGGGACACCCGACGTGGCAGGCACCGTGGCGATGGCCGCAGCGGCCGAGGTGGCCATCGGAGGGCTGGCCGAGCACAGTGCCCGGGTTCAGGCATTGCGGGACCGGCTGATCGACGGCGTGTTGTCCACGATCGAGGACACCCAGCTCAACGGCGCGCGGGGGGCCGGGCGGCTCCCGGCGAACACCCACTTCACTTTCCGTGGCTGCGAAGGTGATTCGCTGCTGATGCTGCTCGACGCCAAGGGTGTCGAATGCTCCACCGGCTCGGCGTGCACCGCGGGTGTGGCGCAGCCGTCGCACGTCCTGATCGCCATGGGTGCCGACCCGGCCACCGCGCGTGGGTCACTGCGATTCTCGTTGGGACACACCAGCACCGACGCGGACGTCGACGCGGTGCTCGAGGTGCTGCCCGCGGCCGTCGAGCGAGCCCGGCAGGCGGCGCTGGCCAGCGCGGGGAGGACGTTCTCATGA
- a CDS encoding lysophospholipid acyltransferase family protein, whose product MTTCEHSWLPKASCDGSCVHAGGADAGRRLVVWIRTSVRVSMAVLLAPGVPLLAVPMPGRSHVQRFYCRLMLRCFGVRISLSGGPIRNLKGVLVVSGHVSWLDIFTIGAVLPGSFVARADLVEWPAVGRLARVMKVIPIDRGSLRRLPAVVHTVAERLRAGHTVVAFPEGTTWCGLAYGPFRPAMFQAAIDAARPVQPLRLVYRHRDGRPSTIPAFVGEDTLLRSVRRVITARRTVCHVHVGSLQLPGDDRRALAGRCEAVVRGHQELPGAPAHALAA is encoded by the coding sequence ATGACCACGTGTGAACATTCGTGGCTGCCCAAGGCCTCGTGCGACGGCAGCTGTGTTCATGCCGGCGGTGCCGACGCCGGCCGTCGGCTCGTGGTCTGGATTCGCACCTCGGTGCGGGTCAGCATGGCCGTGCTCCTGGCGCCCGGGGTGCCGCTGCTGGCGGTGCCGATGCCGGGCCGCTCGCATGTGCAGCGGTTCTACTGCCGGTTGATGCTGCGCTGCTTCGGAGTTCGAATCAGCCTGTCGGGTGGTCCTATTCGCAACCTGAAGGGCGTGCTCGTGGTCAGCGGGCACGTGTCGTGGCTGGACATCTTCACGATCGGTGCGGTGCTGCCCGGCTCGTTCGTGGCCCGCGCCGATCTCGTCGAATGGCCCGCGGTGGGCCGGCTGGCCCGGGTGATGAAGGTGATCCCGATCGACCGGGGCAGCCTGCGCCGGCTGCCCGCGGTGGTGCACACCGTGGCCGAACGCCTGCGCGCCGGGCACACGGTGGTGGCCTTCCCGGAAGGCACCACCTGGTGCGGCCTGGCCTACGGACCGTTCCGGCCTGCCATGTTCCAGGCCGCGATCGACGCGGCCCGGCCCGTACAGCCGCTGCGACTGGTCTACCGTCACCGCGACGGCCGGCCCTCGACGATTCCGGCCTTTGTGGGGGAGGACACCCTGCTGCGGTCGGTGCGACGGGTCATCACCGCACGTCGCACGGTGTGCCATGTCCACGTGGGGTCGCTTCAGCTGCCCGGAGACGATCGGCGGGCCCTGGCCGGGCGCTGCGAGGCGGTGGTGCGCGGCCACCAGGAGCTCCCTGGCGCTCCCGCGCACGCCCTGGCGGCCTGA
- a CDS encoding GNAT family N-acetyltransferase, translated as MSTASVLIAADHTDGTAPDAPRYTLLLSADSELIEAAQRLRHDVFTSEPGFALTGATDGRDADRFDEHCDHLLVREDRTGELVGCYRMLPPPGAIAAGGLYTATEFDVRGLDALRPSLVEMGRAVVRADHRNGAVVLLMWAGILAYLDRSGYDYVTGCVSVPVAGNADGPPGTQIRGVRDFVRRRHAAPTEHTVYPYRPVVLDGRGLDDIDPPSRTTVPPLMRGYLRLGAQVCGEPAHDPDFGVGDFPALLDKRRADVRYLKRLRSVSAAADMADGMGGAAS; from the coding sequence ATGAGCACTGCATCTGTACTCATCGCCGCTGATCACACCGACGGCACGGCGCCCGATGCGCCGCGCTACACCCTCCTGTTGTCCGCCGATTCCGAGCTCATCGAAGCCGCCCAGCGGCTCCGTCACGACGTGTTCACCTCCGAACCCGGATTCGCACTCACCGGGGCTACCGACGGACGTGACGCGGACCGATTCGACGAGCACTGCGACCACCTGCTGGTGCGTGAGGACCGCACCGGTGAACTCGTGGGCTGCTACCGGATGCTGCCGCCGCCCGGCGCGATCGCCGCGGGTGGGCTCTACACCGCCACCGAGTTCGACGTCCGCGGTCTCGACGCACTGCGGCCGTCCCTGGTCGAGATGGGCCGCGCGGTGGTGCGGGCCGACCACCGCAATGGCGCCGTCGTCCTGCTCATGTGGGCGGGCATCCTGGCCTACCTGGACCGCTCGGGATACGACTACGTGACGGGCTGCGTTTCGGTGCCCGTCGCCGGGAACGCCGACGGCCCGCCCGGAACCCAGATCCGCGGGGTCCGTGACTTCGTGCGGCGTCGCCACGCCGCACCCACCGAACACACGGTGTACCCGTACCGCCCGGTGGTCCTGGACGGCAGAGGGCTCGACGACATCGACCCGCCGTCACGCACCACGGTGCCGCCGCTGATGCGCGGCTATCTGCGCCTGGGCGCGCAGGTGTGCGGCGAGCCGGCCCACGACCCCGACTTCGGGGTCGGCGACTTCCCGGCCCTGCTGGACAAGCGCCGCGCCGACGTCCGCTACCTGAAGCGACTGCGCTCGGTGTCGGCGGCAGCCGACATGGCCGACGGGATGGGCGGAGCCGCATCATGA
- a CDS encoding nitroreductase produces the protein MAEFGDVVRSRRSSRMFLLDKPVPRELLDEALALAVRAPSNSNTQPWHVFFATGERRARLVDALLTAVEAAPPAIGSAGLPPRFAHLRRESGALVYGAMGIARDDAEGRWAAQKRNWAFFHAPVAGVVCMHRDFTNVDAMGVGMFLQTLLLALNERGIGSCVQVSISFYPEVLREQLDIPDHLTVLSGLSIGYADPDFPANHLDTPRNPLSENVVFRQD, from the coding sequence ATGGCCGAGTTCGGCGACGTTGTCCGGTCGCGGAGGTCATCGCGAATGTTCTTGCTGGACAAGCCGGTTCCGCGAGAGCTTCTGGACGAGGCGCTCGCGCTGGCAGTGCGGGCGCCGTCGAACTCGAACACGCAGCCCTGGCACGTCTTCTTCGCCACCGGTGAGCGGCGCGCCCGATTGGTGGACGCGCTGCTCACCGCGGTCGAGGCGGCCCCGCCGGCGATCGGCTCCGCGGGCCTGCCGCCGCGGTTCGCGCACCTGCGGCGGGAGAGCGGTGCCCTGGTCTACGGGGCGATGGGGATCGCCCGCGACGACGCCGAGGGCCGCTGGGCCGCCCAGAAGCGCAACTGGGCGTTCTTCCACGCACCCGTGGCCGGGGTGGTCTGCATGCACCGGGATTTCACGAACGTCGATGCGATGGGCGTCGGGATGTTCCTGCAGACACTGCTTCTGGCGCTGAACGAACGGGGAATCGGCAGTTGCGTGCAGGTGTCGATCTCGTTCTATCCGGAGGTGCTGCGTGAACAACTCGACATCCCCGACCATCTGACGGTCCTGAGCGGGTTGTCGATCGGCTACGCCGACCCCGACTTTCCCGCCAATCACCTGGACACACCACGCAACCCGCTCAGTGAGAACGTGGTGTTCCGGCAGGACTGA
- a CDS encoding cupin domain-containing protein, whose protein sequence is MPVSAEREQALHDAMTVIATATPPFIPPNAEVMTTIIEWPAGSPGAPPHRHPAGPAFGYVLEGEMLFELEGEAPRVVKAGEAFWEPGGDVIHYSDANNRDDIPLKFLVNMLCVPGEPMLVVVEDDELEARKDRRVR, encoded by the coding sequence ATGCCGGTCTCCGCTGAGCGCGAGCAGGCGCTCCACGATGCGATGACCGTGATCGCCACCGCGACACCGCCGTTCATCCCGCCGAACGCCGAAGTGATGACCACGATCATCGAGTGGCCCGCCGGGTCACCGGGCGCGCCGCCACACCGGCACCCCGCCGGGCCCGCCTTCGGCTACGTGCTGGAGGGGGAGATGCTCTTCGAACTGGAGGGTGAGGCCCCGCGGGTGGTGAAGGCCGGCGAGGCGTTCTGGGAACCCGGTGGTGACGTGATCCACTACTCGGATGCCAACAACCGTGACGACATCCCGCTGAAGTTCCTCGTCAACATGCTGTGCGTGCCCGGCGAACCGATGCTCGTCGTCGTCGAGGACGACGAACTCGAAGCTCGCAAGGACCGCCGGGTTCGCTGA